The following are encoded in a window of Amaranthus tricolor cultivar Red isolate AtriRed21 chromosome 2, ASM2621246v1, whole genome shotgun sequence genomic DNA:
- the LOC130805289 gene encoding protein IQ-DOMAIN 33 — MGITGELVKSVFSKTRSIKTHENNIKNSVVERKKWKASVKLYLCGDELLDSVLAEEDSTSVKSSEASVMQQILHPDDSHISQDTVKHENGDQDHSSFSSTLLNQDAAATIIQSAFRGFKVRCEINRQTASFQNFFVGEMKSPDRESLATSIEVLTGNSTDVVSIQGEASSVCTKQQYKLKPPLFKPKEDWDDSTLDSTSSKMKIQNRLEAMTRRERALAYAFSQQLRVCSKKKHTKSDDTESNMGWSWLERWMATRHIEASAAEDRSCKELNNNEAATSTIKRQPFLRKKFLDLSFEEKESCGSNEVPVQLISSQNQEKKDKDNRPCVRNRLKAPKSISRRKTVPTYHYQKEHLEVSKKEERKDGGKDKRQKRQKSESNSVCKDEASWFPSTYSESAQMSQNSKSEP; from the exons ATGGGCATCACAGGAGAGCTAGTTAAGAGTGTCTTCTCCAAGACCAGGTCCATTAAAACTCATGAAAACAAT ATTAAAAACAGTGTTGTAGAGAGGAAAAAATGGAAAGCATCAGTAAAGTTGTACCTGTGTGGTGATGAATTATTGGATTCGGTTTTAGCAGAGGAAGATTCAACTTCTGTCAAGAGTTCAGAAGCCAGTGTTATGCAGCAGATTCTTCATCCTGATGATAGCCATATTAGTCAAGATACCGTGAAACACGAAAATGGAGATCAAGATCACAGCAGTTTTAGCTCAACATTACTCAATCAGGATGCTGCTGCGACCATAATACAGTCTGCATTTCGAGGCTTTAAG GTCAGGTGTGAAATAAACAGACAGACTGCAAGTTTTCAGAATTTCTTTGTAGGGGAAATGAAGAGTCCAGACAGGGAATCTTTGGCTACATCTATTGAAGTTTTAACTGGAAATTCGACTGATGTCGTCTCTATACAAGGCGAAGCATCTTCTGTTTGTACCAAACAACAGTATAAACTCAAACCTCCGCTTTTTAAACCAAAG GAAGATTGGGATGATAGCACACTAGACAGTACCAGCTCGAAAATGAAAATTCAGAACAGATTAGAAGCAATGACACGACGAGAAAGGGCGCTCGCATATGCTTTCTCCCAACAG TTAAGAGTCTGTTCAAAGAAGAAGCATACAAAATCTGACGACACAGAATCAAATATGGGCTGGAGCTGGCTTGAGCGATGGATGGCTACTCGTCATATAGAAGCTTCGGCAGCAGAAGATCGCAGCTGCAAAGAATTGAACAACAATGAGGCAGCAACAAGTACAATAAAAAGGCAACCTTTTCTGAGGAAGAAGTTTCTAGATCTATCATTTGAAGAGAAGGAGAGTTGTGGTTCCAATGAGGTTCCTGTTCAGCTTATCAGTTCACAAAATCAAGAGAAGAAAGATAAAGATAACAGGCCATGTGTTAGAAACAGGCTTAAAGCTCCAAAAAGCATCTCCAGAAGGAAAACTGTGCCTACTTATCACTATCAGAAAGAACATTTAGAG GTTAGCAAAAAGGAAGAAAGAAAGGATGGAGGAAAGGATAAAAGACAGAAGCGACAAAAATCAGAAAGCAACAGTGTATGCAAAGATGAAGCTTCTTGGTTTCCATCAACTTATTCCGAATCTGCTCAGATGTCTCAGAATTCAAAATCAGAACCATGA
- the LOC130805507 gene encoding uncharacterized protein LOC130805507, with amino-acid sequence MEEEPRTVITPDQPITMGQLLQLINQLNTNKLPTENTNTLSISEKLTNQNYTKWSRLMHLAISGRGRLNHIIDDPPSKNDPAYNQWTRSDSMVISWILENIDSNLVNQYLDFPTAKVLWQGIETLYSSGRDGLQIFDLTVKTNKTQQGTNTIETYYSKLLMLWKEIDRRQPNPMKDPGDIIIIYNQLTQQNRLYQFLAGINESFDKDRRDLFLLDLLPTVEEAYASIRREVMRRGIMKTEPSSDLESPGSDGVFTAKGRTYRREDDKSHLKCTYCGGTRHTRNEYFKLVGYPEWWPDTKKKGEKKPTHFSDHNRAGRAAVGWSNDDPPSMEEKEKQGAAMTSTDIEGGGRDLLSIRNDAQTEQEEERLGLRGGGRENEASQPFIKGRGPHTMSFDPNDFLTHDKPKKDIIKTANGEGIKRDGLYYLDEETQKGKAALVRGPKERQLWHRRLGHPSVGYLEKLFPNFVGLKPEFKCETCILAKSHKHSYSNSLNKVDVPFMLVHSDVWGPAPVVGLHGFSYFVTFIDDCTRMSWIYFLRQKSEVFRVFVEFYNMICTQFQTQPRMLRTDNGREYINSNMDLFFKQKGLIHQTSCPNTPQQNGVAEWKNRTLLEMTRAIMLDSRVTTHLWPEAVATANYLTNRLPTKSLQYHTPLATLQTHFPIPSTHILPPRIFGCTFFVHCPTRVRNKFEPRAVKCVLIRYGRNQKGYRCYDASTR; translated from the exons ATGGAAGAAGAACCAAGAACTGTCATAACACCAGACCAACCGATCACGATGGGGCAATTGTTGCAACTGATCAACCAGTTAAACACCAACAAATTACCCACCGAAAACACCAACACCCTCTCAATATCAGAGAAGCTAACAAACCAgaattacacaaaatggtcAAGGCTGATGCACTTAGCCATTAGTGGACGAGGTCGTCTCAATCACATCATCGACGACCCACCATCCAAAAACGACCCAGCGTACAACCAATGGACCAGAAGTGACTCGATGGTTATCTCATGGATTTTGGAGAATATTGACTCAAACCTGGTGAATCAGTATCTCGATTTCCCAACAGCCAAAGTATTATGGCAAGGGATTGAGACGCTATACAGTAGTGGGAGAGACGGCCTGCAAATATTCGACCTAACAGTCAAAACCAACAAAACTCAACAAGGCACAAACACAATCGAGACCTACTACAGTAAACTACTTATGCTTTGGAAGGAAATAGATAGGAGACAACCGAACCCCATGAAGGATCCAGgtgacatcatcatcatctacaATCAATTAACTCAACAAAATCGTTTATACCAGTTTTTAGCCGGAATCAATGAGTCATTTGACAAAGACAGAAGAGATCTTTTTCTCTTAGACCTACTCCCAACAGTGGAGGAGGCCTATGCTAGCATAAGGAGGGAGGTAATGAGACGTGGAATCATGAAAACGGAGCCCTCATCAGATCTAGAATCACCGGGCTCCGATGGAGTTTTTACGGCCAAAGGAAGGACTTACCGGCGGGAAGATGATAAGTCTCACCTCAAATGTACCTACTGTGGAGGTACAAGGCACACGAGAAACGAGTACTTCAAACTCGTTGGCTACCCTGAGTGGTGGCCGGATACAAAGAAAAAAGGGGAAAAGAAACCGACCCATTTTTCCGATCACAACCGGGCCGGTAGGGCAGCAGTGGGATGGAGCAATGATGACCCCCCATCAatggaggaaaaagaaaaacaaggggCGGCCATGACCAGTACAGATATCGAAGGAGGAGGAAGAGACCTCCTTTCAATCAGAAACGACGCACAAacagaacaagaagaggaaagaTTAGGGTTAAGGGGAGGGGGACGTGAAAATGAGGCTTCTCAGCCCTTTATAAAGGGAAGAGGACCAC ATACAATGTCATTTGACCCGAATGATTTTTTGACTCATGACAAACCTAAgaaagacatcattaaaaccGCAAATGGGGAAGGGATTAAA AGAGATGGATTGTATTACTTGGACGAGGAGACTCAAAAAGGTAAAGCGGCACTTGTTCGCGGGCCAAAGGAAAGGCAACTATGGCATCGACGTTTGGGACATCCTTCTGTAGGGTACCTAGAAaaactttttcctaattttgtaGGGTTAAAACCTGAGTTTAAGTGTGAAACATGTATTCTTGCAAAGAGTCACAAACACTCGTATTCTAATAGCTTGAATAAAGTTGATGTGCCctttatgcttgttcattctgatgtgtggggcCCTGCTCCAGTTGTAGGACTACATGGTTTTTCGtattttgttacatttattgatgattgtacccGCATGAGTTGGATTTATTTTCTTAGACAGAAATCTGAAGTCTTTCGTGTGTTTGTTGAGTTCTATAATATGATTTGTACCCAATTTCAAACCCAACCCCGCATGCTCCGAACTGACAATGGTAGAGAATATATCAATTCTAACATGGACCTCTTCTTTAAACAAAAAGGCCTCATACATCAAACATCTTGTCCTaacacaccccaacaaaacggagTGGCAGAATGGAAAAATCGCACACTACTTGAGATGACCCGTGCTATTATGCTTGACTCTCGTGTTACCACTCATCTTTGGCCGGAAGCCGTCGCTACTGCCAATTACCTTACCAATAGACTTCCCACAAAGAGTCTCCAATACCACACACCCCTAGCCACCCTCCAAACCCATTTCCCTATACCCTCTACGCATATTCTACCTCCTCGCATATTTGGGTGCACGTTTTTCGTTCATTGTCCAACAAGGGTACGAAACAAATTTGAACCAAGAGCAGTGAAATGTGTTCTTATTAGATATGGTCGCAATCAAAAGGGTTATCGGTGCTATGATGCCTCGACTAGATAA